The following coding sequences lie in one Lolium perenne isolate Kyuss_39 chromosome 2, Kyuss_2.0, whole genome shotgun sequence genomic window:
- the LOC127334939 gene encoding F-box protein KIB4, with protein MEESTAAGPDWSKLPSDILTTVLGRLEFPDLFCAADVCVSWRSICRALRHLGIYSRPQTPCLFYTTAAGGTRAAELLSLADKKAYRARLPDPPIGERNIVGSSHGWLVTADARSELHLLNPATGEQVALPSVGTIEKVSPVFDPAGNLQRYDLSLYDEDPQPYAVDELRGVLYLKAVLSCDPSTGDCTVVVIHNPYRDISFARIGDEKWHWVPSSPREPPEYSDCIFGDDGALYAMNRLGGIHRYAIEGSCAVPEMIFKDTSPFSAYNAYIAKTSSGDVLQVWRITKSTSGEQKEIHTTRGDIYKADLDSQQIVHVPTLGDDALFIGHNCTYCLSTKDYPMLLPNHVYFTDDDEYSLMDGHEIRRDVGIFNLEAECSYDIVSPQPWLNWPIPIWIIPSFNKIQK; from the coding sequence ATGGAGGAATCGACGGCAGCCGGCCCCGACTGGTCCAAGCTGCCATCCGACATCCTCACCACTGTCCTCGGCAGGCTGGAGTTCCCGGACCTGTTCTGCGCCGCCGATGTATGCGTTTCCTGGCGCTCCATCTGTCGCGCCCTCCGCCACCTTGGGATCTACAGCCGCCCCCAAACCCCGTGCCTATTCTACACCACCGCCGCCGGCGGCACCCGCGCCGCCGAGCTCCTCAGCCTCGCCGACAAGAAGGCCTACAGGGCGCGCCTCCCGGACCCTCCCATCGGGGAGCGCAACATCGTCGGCTCCTCGCACGGGTGGCTCGTCACCGCCGACGCCCGCTCCGAGCTCCACCTCCTCAACCCGGCCACGGGCGAGCAGGTCGCGCTCCCCTCTGTCGGCACCATCGAGAAGGTAAGCCCTGTCTTCGACCCCGCCGGCAACCTCCAAAGGTACGATCTTTCTCTCTACGACGAGGATCCGCAGCCCTACGCGGTGGACGAGCTCCGGGGAGTCCTGTATCTCAAGGCAGTACTGTCCTGCGATCCTTCCACGGGGGACTGCACGGTCGTGGTGATTCACAATCCCTATAGGGATATCTCCTTTGCGAGAATCGGCGATGAGAAGTGGCACTGGGTCCCTTCCTCGCCCCGTGAACCACCCGAGTACTCCGATTGCATATTTGGCGACGATGGCGCGCTCTACGCGATGAATCGTCTAGGCGGGATCCATCGTTATGCCATCGAAGGCTCTTGTGCGGTGCCCGAAATGATCTTCAAAGACACCTCGCCATTCAGTGCATATAATGCTTACATAGCAAAGACATCATCTGGTGATGTGCTGCAAGTATGGAGGATAACCAAGAGCACAAGCGGTGAGCAAAAAGAGATACATACAACTCGTGGTGACATATACAAGGCTGACCTTGACAGCCAGCAGATAGTTCATGTGCCAACCTTGGGGGATGATGCATTGTTTATCGGCCACAACTGTACTTACTGCCTTTCCACAAAGGACTACCCAATGCTGCTGCCAAACCATGTCTATTTTACCGATGACGATGAGTACTCGCTGATGGATGGACACGAGATCCGTCGGGATGTTGGAATATTTAATTTGGAGGCTGAATGTTCTTATGATATAGTGTCTCCCCAACCTTGGTTGAATTGGCCTATCCCCATATGGATCATTCCAAGTTTTAATAAGATCCAGAAATAG